In Salinigranum marinum, one DNA window encodes the following:
- a CDS encoding glycosyltransferase family A protein, with amino-acid sequence MDLSVVVPTLNGRDRLATSLDSLAAHAPDVEVVVVNGPSADGTTGMVRDRGDVDVLVELSARTLNVARNAGIQAASGDAVAFLAHDFAVEPGWADAVSERLVDRPVVTGPTQRPVYGGRTADEPERRRICKRDVSYFDGGNVAFRASVLDDLDGFDEYLETGGARDAAHRLAGLDYDVVWEPAMQVSLEHETDGGVESRDWEWKYRALAYRLVKNYGLRPEVARRTLRHAGSDAYTTARDVVVGEAVPTSWFGTSRGVVVGMTIGARDGLVARARDRTPTRNPRGVSTRTDRAVAQYDCRSST; translated from the coding sequence ATGGACCTCTCGGTAGTCGTCCCGACCCTCAACGGGCGGGACCGGCTGGCGACCAGCCTCGACTCGCTGGCCGCGCACGCCCCCGACGTCGAGGTCGTCGTCGTCAACGGCCCCTCGGCGGACGGGACGACCGGGATGGTGCGCGACCGCGGCGACGTCGACGTGCTCGTCGAACTCTCCGCGCGGACGCTCAACGTCGCGCGCAACGCCGGGATTCAGGCGGCCAGCGGCGACGCGGTCGCCTTTCTCGCCCACGACTTCGCCGTCGAACCCGGCTGGGCCGACGCCGTCTCCGAGCGGCTGGTCGACCGACCGGTCGTCACCGGGCCGACGCAGCGACCCGTCTACGGCGGGCGGACCGCCGACGAACCCGAGCGCCGGCGGATCTGCAAGCGGGACGTCTCGTACTTCGACGGCGGCAACGTCGCGTTTCGGGCCTCGGTTCTCGACGACCTCGACGGCTTCGACGAGTACCTGGAGACGGGCGGCGCACGCGACGCCGCCCACCGGCTCGCTGGGCTCGACTACGACGTCGTCTGGGAGCCGGCGATGCAGGTCTCGCTCGAACACGAGACGGACGGGGGCGTCGAGTCCCGCGACTGGGAGTGGAAGTACCGTGCGCTCGCGTACCGTCTCGTGAAGAACTACGGCCTCAGACCCGAAGTCGCCCGCCGGACTCTCCGACACGCCGGCTCCGACGCGTACACGACCGCCAGGGACGTCGTCGTCGGTGAGGCGGTTCCCACCTCGTGGTTCGGGACGAGCCGCGGGGTGGTCGTCGGGATGACGATCGGTGCCCGAGACGGCCTCGTCGCCCGCGCACGCGACCGGACCCCGACGCGGAACCCCCGCGGCGTCTCGACCCGGACGGACCGTGCGGTCGCCCAGTACGACTGCCGGTCGTCGACGTAG
- a CDS encoding amidohydrolase family protein yields MLELEHGFRVVDVRAQLDPNGVASAVFGRDVGPERLEREFHQAGVVSAVIAAGPRPAGEGYLRANNAVARLSVDRPFVPLARLDGPRDPSDRPAARLRNLTASRQSHHATPDDVEQYGYGDRFYGFALDPARDGLPDAETLDRLDDVGLPVVVRAGTAFPPAAVEATLLRRSFPVVLESFGGFPLDRELMRAAIDLLDRYERLYVETSFVRYRGVLEQGLLEHPDRVLFGSGAPESHPNVGVMELLTLDVPEDLMRRAFSKNAVRVFPALSPGE; encoded by the coding sequence ATGCTGGAACTGGAACACGGCTTTCGCGTGGTCGACGTCCGCGCCCAACTCGACCCCAACGGCGTAGCGAGCGCCGTGTTCGGTCGCGACGTCGGGCCCGAACGGCTCGAACGGGAGTTCCACCAGGCCGGCGTCGTCTCGGCGGTCATCGCAGCCGGGCCTCGGCCCGCCGGGGAGGGGTACCTCCGGGCGAACAACGCGGTGGCACGGCTGAGCGTCGACCGTCCGTTCGTTCCGCTCGCACGACTCGACGGGCCGCGCGACCCCAGTGACCGACCGGCCGCCCGGCTCCGGAACCTCACGGCGTCCCGGCAGTCTCACCACGCCACGCCCGACGACGTCGAGCAGTACGGCTACGGCGATCGGTTCTACGGCTTCGCGCTCGACCCCGCTCGCGACGGACTCCCGGACGCGGAGACGCTCGACCGACTCGACGACGTCGGACTCCCCGTGGTCGTCCGGGCCGGGACGGCGTTCCCGCCGGCGGCCGTCGAGGCGACGCTCCTCCGGCGCTCGTTCCCGGTGGTGTTGGAGAGCTTCGGCGGCTTCCCGCTCGACCGCGAACTGATGCGGGCGGCGATCGACCTCCTCGACCGGTACGAGCGGCTCTACGTCGAGACGAGCTTCGTCCGCTACCGGGGGGTCCTCGAACAGGGGTTGCTCGAACATCCCGACCGCGTCCTCTTCGGCTCCGGCGCGCCCGAGTCACACCCGAACGTCGGGGTGATGGAACTGTTGACGCTGGACGTGCCCGAAGACCTCATGCGCCGGGCGTTCTCGAAGAACGCGGTCCGCGTCTTCCCGGCGCTGTCGCCCGGCGAGTGA
- a CDS encoding class I SAM-dependent methyltransferase has translation MKGKEWYKADDVAEEYDSKRFSRGGRLIDRREKEAVLDALAPVDGKRVLEIACGTGRFTVLLAERGANVVGLDISRAMLAQGREKAREADVDDRSSFLLGDAARLPFPDDYFDAVFAMRFFHLAKTPAKFLTEMARVSKGRVFFDTFNDRSTRVVYNWLLPMGSHLYSRADVERLVADAGLTLAEESHDFVVPYGLYRKIPGAIAADIRSVDTAVGDTSIGERLASVSYWSAQVPEREVATATERASEAE, from the coding sequence GTGAAAGGAAAGGAGTGGTACAAGGCGGACGACGTCGCCGAAGAGTACGACTCGAAGCGTTTCTCGCGGGGCGGGCGGCTCATCGACCGCCGGGAGAAAGAGGCGGTTCTCGACGCGCTCGCACCGGTCGACGGGAAACGGGTGCTCGAGATCGCCTGCGGCACCGGTCGCTTCACCGTGTTGCTCGCCGAGCGCGGCGCGAACGTCGTCGGACTGGACATCTCGCGCGCGATGCTCGCCCAGGGGCGCGAGAAGGCCCGGGAGGCCGACGTCGACGACCGGAGCTCGTTCCTCCTCGGCGACGCCGCCAGACTCCCGTTCCCCGACGACTACTTCGACGCCGTCTTCGCCATGCGCTTTTTTCATCTCGCGAAGACGCCCGCGAAGTTCCTCACCGAGATGGCTCGCGTCTCGAAGGGTCGGGTGTTCTTCGACACGTTCAACGACCGCTCGACGCGGGTCGTCTACAACTGGCTGTTGCCGATGGGCTCGCATCTGTACTCCCGGGCGGACGTCGAGCGACTCGTCGCGGACGCCGGCCTCACCCTCGCCGAGGAGTCCCACGACTTCGTCGTCCCGTACGGCCTCTACCGGAAGATCCCGGGGGCGATCGCGGCCGACATTCGCTCGGTGGACACCGCCGTCGGCGACACCAGCATCGGCGAGCGACTGGCCTCGGTCTCCTACTGGAGCGCCCAGGTGCCCGAGCGCGAGGTCGCGACCGCCACCGAGCGGGCCAGCGAGGCCGAGTGA